In Aliarcobacter faecis, a genomic segment contains:
- the aat gene encoding leucyl/phenylalanyl-tRNA--protein transferase, with translation MKLLDNKHKIYLLDDDSFDFPNLEQMGDDLVAIGGDFHPQRLVNAYYNGLFPWFIDDYGYINWYSPQKRMVLKPDEMKISKSLKKSILNKGFIVKSNTNFLEVIKNCSNVKRKHESDTWISDEFIYAYTQLYNLEVANSIEVYLNDKLVGGLYGLIIGDVFCGESMFSLVNDASKVAFYHLCLWAKENEIKLIDCQVYNSHLESLGAYEISREEYFKILKNN, from the coding sequence ATGAAATTATTAGATAACAAACACAAAATATATTTACTTGATGATGATAGTTTTGATTTCCCAAATTTAGAACAAATGGGAGATGATTTAGTTGCTATTGGTGGAGATTTTCACCCACAAAGATTAGTAAATGCTTACTATAATGGTCTTTTCCCCTGGTTTATAGATGATTATGGTTATATAAACTGGTATAGTCCACAAAAAAGAATGGTTTTAAAACCTGATGAGATGAAAATATCAAAAAGCCTTAAAAAATCAATACTAAATAAAGGCTTTATTGTAAAATCAAATACAAATTTTCTTGAAGTTATAAAAAATTGTTCAAATGTAAAAAGAAAACATGAAAGTGATACTTGGATAAGTGATGAGTTTATTTATGCCTATACACAATTATATAATTTAGAAGTTGCAAATAGTATTGAAGTTTATCTCAATGATAAGCTTGTTGGTGGGCTTTATGGACTTATTATTGGAGATGTTTTTTGTGGAGAGAGTATGTTTAGCCTTGTAAATGATGCTTCAAAAGTTGCTTTTTACCATTTATGTCTTTGGGCTAAAGAGAATGAAATAAAACTTATAGATTGTCAAGTTTATAATTCTCATCTTGAAAGCTTGGGAGCTTATGAGATAAGTAGAGAAGAGTATTTTAAAATACTAAAAAACAATTAA
- a CDS encoding AAA family ATPase — MTETSEKKYNLSGVLKKVLYKNDETKYIIAVLENNQKICGTYFDADIEKIVGEEIIMSGDWTTHNKYGVQFEFDTLQIKEHELFFFLTKIVKGFTKKLANEILDKYSEDGLIEILENNPNELLNFKGIKEKKLKTILSSWHSFKHLRELGAFLGKFGVTSNLITKIYSTFSEVDNLIEKIKQNPYILINIKGIGFKRADEIAKSLGIDLKSEFRIRACVNYTLREFCDNNGNSSIDKFHLYKLLDDSLRFSNEEILYENVLTKMLAKEEIYSTNQNRVALSMLYFAEKNILEFFNRRKDDKNRKIIEKFDEYLSKKQESLGFSLSDEQKKAVELINSGEKTLFLIGYAGTGKSTSSRAILELLEEIMSYDDIITIALSGIASQRISDTTGYNSSTIQSLLVKHKEKDFFPYKVILLDEASMVNSVTFYQIISKISDDTIFIIVGDDGQLPAIGAGNILADSIKFELAPICKLTKIYRQNENQAIAIIANDIRKGELPNYKEDYEDFKFVDVSISNYYSIKNSLSQNEFSNIRGENSEYILNNILNIASDYIQLYYDFIKEKNIGKALTLFQVITPMKGGVLGVENLNIELQRLFNHTKTKSLKIKDFEYKLTDKVIHIKNENMKAQTMSMYKSNSTEFMERRVYNGQLGLIIKIDFDEQKCIVLYPNDDMVVFYDFDNIHNLLNLAYCLTIHKTQGMEYENALIPMTFSHYIMHNTKLLYTAITRAKKMCFIVGEEEAFKSACKKIEVTIRESIINDLLSKNNKIE, encoded by the coding sequence ATGACGGAAACTAGTGAAAAAAAGTATAACTTAAGTGGGGTTTTGAAAAAAGTTCTCTATAAAAATGATGAAACAAAATATATTATTGCAGTTTTAGAAAATAATCAAAAAATTTGTGGAACATATTTCGATGCTGATATTGAAAAAATAGTAGGTGAAGAGATAATAATGAGTGGAGATTGGACAACTCATAATAAATATGGGGTTCAATTTGAGTTTGATACTCTACAAATAAAAGAGCACGAACTTTTTTTCTTTCTTACAAAAATTGTAAAAGGATTTACTAAAAAACTTGCAAATGAGATTTTAGATAAATATAGTGAAGATGGATTGATAGAGATTTTAGAGAATAATCCAAATGAACTACTAAATTTTAAAGGAATAAAAGAGAAAAAATTAAAAACAATTTTAAGCTCTTGGCACTCTTTTAAACACTTAAGAGAACTTGGTGCTTTTTTAGGAAAATTTGGTGTAACTTCAAATTTAATTACAAAAATATATTCAACTTTTAGTGAAGTTGATAACTTAATAGAAAAAATTAAACAAAACCCATATATTCTAATAAATATAAAAGGAATAGGATTTAAAAGAGCTGATGAGATAGCAAAGTCTTTAGGAATTGACTTAAAATCAGAGTTTAGAATAAGAGCTTGTGTAAATTATACTTTAAGAGAATTTTGTGATAACAATGGAAACTCATCTATAGATAAATTTCATCTTTATAAATTATTAGATGATAGTTTGAGGTTTTCAAATGAAGAGATACTTTATGAAAATGTTTTAACAAAAATGTTAGCAAAAGAGGAGATTTATAGCACAAATCAAAATAGAGTTGCTTTATCAATGTTATATTTTGCAGAAAAAAATATTTTAGAGTTTTTTAATAGAAGAAAAGATGATAAAAATAGAAAAATTATTGAAAAATTTGATGAATATTTAAGTAAAAAACAAGAAAGTTTGGGTTTTTCTTTAAGTGATGAACAAAAAAAAGCAGTTGAACTTATAAACTCTGGAGAGAAAACTCTCTTTTTAATAGGTTATGCAGGAACAGGAAAATCGACATCAAGTAGAGCTATTTTAGAACTTTTGGAAGAGATAATGAGTTATGATGATATTATAACTATTGCACTATCAGGAATTGCAAGTCAAAGAATAAGTGATACAACAGGTTATAATTCAAGTACTATTCAAAGTCTGCTTGTAAAACATAAAGAGAAAGATTTTTTCCCATATAAAGTTATATTACTTGATGAAGCATCTATGGTAAATTCTGTTACTTTTTATCAAATTATCTCAAAAATAAGTGATGATACAATTTTTATAATTGTCGGAGATGATGGCCAGTTACCAGCTATTGGAGCTGGAAATATATTAGCTGATAGTATAAAATTTGAACTTGCACCAATATGTAAACTTACAAAAATTTATAGACAAAATGAAAATCAAGCAATTGCAATAATTGCAAATGACATTAGAAAAGGTGAATTACCAAATTATAAAGAGGATTATGAGGATTTTAAATTTGTTGATGTCTCTATTTCAAATTATTATTCTATTAAAAACTCGTTGAGTCAAAATGAATTTTCAAATATTAGAGGTGAAAATAGTGAATATATTTTAAATAATATTTTAAATATAGCAAGTGATTATATTCAACTCTATTATGATTTTATAAAAGAGAAAAATATTGGTAAAGCTTTAACTCTTTTTCAAGTAATTACACCGATGAAAGGTGGTGTTTTAGGAGTTGAAAATTTAAATATAGAGTTACAAAGGCTCTTTAATCATACAAAAACAAAGAGTTTAAAAATAAAAGATTTTGAGTATAAATTAACAGATAAAGTAATTCATATAAAAAATGAAAATATGAAAGCCCAAACTATGAGTATGTATAAATCAAACTCCACTGAATTTATGGAGAGAAGAGTTTATAATGGACAATTAGGACTTATAATAAAGATTGATTTTGATGAGCAAAAATGTATAGTTTTATATCCAAATGATGATATGGTTGTATTTTATGACTTTGATAATATTCATAATCTTTTAAATTTGGCATATTGTCTAACAATTCACAAAACTCAAGGAATGGAATATGAAAATGCTCTAATTCCTATGACTTTTTCACACTATATTATGCATAATACAAAACTTTTATATACAGCAATTACAAGAGCTAAAAAAATGTGTTTTATTGTTGGAGAAGAGGAAGCCTTTAAAAGTGCTTGTAAAAAAATAGAAGTAACAATAAGAGAATCAATTATAAATGATTTGTTAAGTAAAAATAATAAAATTGAGTAA
- a CDS encoding pseudouridine synthase — MKRLDALLSNLGYCSRSETKLFLKQNEVLIKNQRVFNPTSKANHCDVLVNNEALDSEKILILLNKPSGYICSHNDAGKLIYSLLPRRYQNRNPKISTIGRLDIDTTGAILLTDDGELNHKLTSPKKDVKKVYEVSLEKPLNGDEKELFASGKVLLNGEEKPLKPAILKEITPTLVHLEIVEGKYHQVKRMFAYTKNRVIKLHRLEFSGFRVDEMEEGAFKIIDDFNIKSYNL; from the coding sequence ATGAAAAGATTAGATGCACTTTTATCAAATTTGGGATATTGTAGCAGAAGTGAGACAAAGTTATTTTTAAAACAAAATGAAGTTTTAATAAAAAATCAAAGAGTTTTTAATCCTACTTCTAAAGCAAATCATTGTGATGTTCTTGTAAATAATGAAGCTCTTGATAGTGAAAAAATTTTAATTTTATTAAATAAACCAAGTGGATATATATGTTCACATAATGATGCAGGAAAACTTATATATTCACTTCTTCCAAGAAGATATCAAAATAGAAATCCAAAAATATCAACTATTGGAAGACTTGATATTGATACAACAGGAGCTATTTTATTAACAGATGATGGAGAGTTAAATCATAAATTGACAAGTCCAAAAAAAGATGTAAAAAAAGTGTATGAAGTAAGTTTAGAAAAACCATTAAATGGAGATGAAAAAGAGCTATTTGCTAGTGGAAAAGTGCTTTTAAATGGTGAAGAAAAGCCACTAAAGCCAGCTATTTTAAAAGAGATTACTCCTACTTTAGTTCATCTTGAAATAGTTGAAGGAAAATATCATCAAGTAAAAAGAATGTTTGCTTATACAAAAAATAGGGTGATAAAACTTCATAGATTGGAATTTTCAGGCTTTAGAGTTGATGAGATGGAAGAAGGTGCTTTTAAGATAATAGATGATTTCAATATAAAATCTTACAATTTGTAA
- the arsC gene encoding arsenate reductase (glutaredoxin) (This arsenate reductase requires both glutathione and glutaredoxin to convert arsenate to arsenite, after which the efflux transporter formed by ArsA and ArsB can extrude the arsenite from the cell, providing resistance.) produces MQNITMWHNIACSKSNSAKCFLDDNGVQVEIRDYLENPPSKDEIKELLKKLNMSAKSLIRESESLYSELNIKNIDDEDKLIEIIEQNPILIQRPILIGNKKAFIARPPKNIEDIINEL; encoded by the coding sequence ATGCAAAATATAACAATGTGGCATAACATTGCTTGTTCAAAATCAAATAGTGCAAAATGTTTTTTAGATGATAATGGTGTACAAGTTGAAATAAGGGATTATTTGGAGAATCCACCTTCAAAAGATGAGATAAAGGAACTTTTAAAAAAATTAAATATGAGTGCAAAAAGTTTAATTAGAGAGAGTGAATCTTTATATTCTGAACTAAATATAAAAAATATAGATGATGAAGATAAGCTTATAGAAATAATAGAACAAAATCCAATTTTAATTCAAAGACCTATTTTAATAGGCAATAAAAAAGCTTTTATAGCAAGACCACCAAAAAATATAGAAGATATAATAAATGAGCTTTAA